In a genomic window of Leptospira brenneri:
- a CDS encoding polyphenol oxidase family protein gives MEFLKELSLPYGKIKFGVAGKQTLDSLKEKYPSYPKTSSLWKEYTKEWIGKDFDSSKIQGFTLNQVHGDSIHSVTYSETNQNSEKILEGDALYTNSSDLMLVVRTADCVPVFLYSNKRPFIAIIHSGWKGTALGITEQVLEKTLELGFDLEELQLEIGPYIQKSDYEVGDDVAKYFLSLGEDVCQGKEDGKFLLDVGKAIEVRVGKRFGNLLKIKNDHTNVFRSPLYFSHRAKEEGRNLNFILWES, from the coding sequence GTGGAATTTTTAAAAGAATTATCTCTTCCTTACGGGAAAATAAAGTTTGGAGTTGCCGGCAAACAAACATTAGATTCTTTGAAGGAGAAATATCCCTCCTATCCTAAAACCTCTAGTTTATGGAAAGAGTATACCAAGGAATGGATCGGAAAAGACTTTGACAGTTCTAAAATTCAAGGATTTACTCTCAACCAAGTCCATGGAGATTCCATTCATTCTGTCACTTACAGTGAAACGAATCAAAATTCAGAGAAAATTTTGGAAGGTGATGCTTTGTACACAAACTCTTCCGATCTGATGCTTGTGGTTCGCACAGCCGATTGTGTCCCTGTTTTTTTATATTCCAACAAACGACCGTTTATTGCTATCATCCATTCTGGTTGGAAGGGGACAGCACTTGGAATCACCGAACAGGTATTGGAAAAAACATTGGAACTGGGTTTTGATTTAGAGGAACTCCAATTGGAGATTGGTCCTTATATCCAGAAATCTGATTATGAAGTGGGGGATGATGTTGCCAAATATTTCCTTTCTTTAGGAGAAGATGTCTGCCAAGGCAAAGAAGATGGTAAGTTTTTGTTGGATGTAGGGAAAGCAATTGAGGTTCGTGTCGGGAAACGATTTGGAAATCTTTTAAAGATAAAAAACGACCACACGAATGTATTTCGAAGCCCTCTTTACTTTAGCCACCGGGCTAAAGAAGAAGGCCGGAACTTAAACTTTATACTTTGGGAATCTTAA
- a CDS encoding extracellular solute-binding protein, which yields MFHNKVQIFKYSSSLRKIVLVGLTGLLSMTFFQNCSEEDTKESLSKVNDLPWQGDLASIPTALRVKNPVADPKAKKGGRIRIYSHQFPKSLNYYLDQFTTTARIFTSLYEPLTGYHPLTLETIPHLARDWKISPDKKKFTFYLDPNALWSDGKPVTADDVIFTYDTIMNPKNATAVFRVSLSRFLKPVKLDDLTVVFEAKEVHWNNFNDVASSIFILPKHHFEGKDFNKENMEFPVVSGPYKITEVKKNRYIKLERRGDWWQRAYPFNEGRNNFDQIVYKVYNEEAVALQAFKKGDIDIYPVYSAFVWVEEAKGDAFDKNWIAKQRIFNLKPIGFQGWAMNSRRSIFSDKRVREAMNLLVDRKLMIDKLAYGEYDPTNSYYPDFYLGGEKNPNQPTEFNIEKARKLLADAGWKPNAEGVLEKDGKPFQFSILDRDKKTEKYFTVFLEKAKEVGIRASIDTLDLAAWSERVDKYDFDMTWAAWGSGVFKDPESQWLSKYANEEGQPNLPGFKNSEVDKLIEKQKTEFSVSKRNEILKQIDRIVYQEYPYVLLWHLPSTRLLYWQKYGVPNLPLGKYGDESFSSDYWWYDEEKDKKLSDALSKKEKFTDYEAIVRWK from the coding sequence ATGTTTCATAACAAAGTTCAAATATTTAAGTATAGTTCCTCCTTACGCAAGATAGTTTTGGTTGGTTTGACAGGACTTTTGTCAATGACCTTCTTCCAAAATTGTTCAGAAGAAGATACAAAAGAATCACTCTCCAAGGTAAATGATCTTCCTTGGCAAGGGGATTTGGCTTCCATTCCGACGGCCCTTCGTGTCAAAAATCCCGTGGCAGACCCTAAGGCAAAAAAAGGGGGAAGGATCCGAATTTATTCACATCAATTTCCAAAATCCTTAAATTATTATTTAGATCAGTTCACAACTACGGCGAGAATCTTTACGAGCCTCTATGAACCACTGACAGGATACCATCCTCTGACTTTAGAAACCATCCCCCATCTGGCTAGGGATTGGAAGATCTCTCCTGACAAAAAGAAATTTACGTTTTACTTAGATCCAAATGCACTTTGGTCCGATGGCAAACCCGTGACTGCTGATGACGTAATCTTTACCTATGATACGATCATGAATCCTAAAAATGCGACTGCCGTATTTCGTGTTTCCCTTTCTCGATTTTTAAAACCAGTAAAGTTAGATGACCTTACTGTCGTTTTTGAAGCCAAAGAAGTTCATTGGAATAATTTTAATGATGTTGCTTCTTCCATCTTCATTCTACCAAAACATCATTTTGAAGGGAAAGATTTTAACAAAGAAAATATGGAATTCCCTGTTGTTTCAGGGCCATACAAAATCACTGAAGTTAAAAAGAATCGTTACATAAAATTAGAAAGAAGGGGAGACTGGTGGCAAAGAGCCTATCCTTTCAATGAAGGGCGAAACAACTTCGACCAAATTGTTTATAAGGTCTATAACGAAGAAGCGGTTGCCCTTCAAGCCTTTAAAAAAGGAGATATCGATATTTATCCAGTATACTCTGCATTTGTTTGGGTAGAGGAAGCAAAAGGAGACGCCTTTGACAAAAATTGGATCGCAAAACAACGTATCTTCAATTTAAAACCCATCGGATTTCAAGGTTGGGCCATGAACTCAAGGAGATCCATTTTCTCTGACAAACGTGTGAGAGAAGCTATGAATCTACTTGTAGATCGTAAGTTAATGATCGACAAACTTGCGTATGGCGAATATGATCCAACAAATAGTTATTATCCGGATTTTTATTTAGGTGGCGAAAAAAATCCTAATCAACCCACAGAATTTAATATAGAAAAAGCAAGAAAACTTCTTGCGGATGCTGGTTGGAAACCAAATGCAGAAGGAGTTTTGGAAAAAGATGGGAAACCATTCCAATTTTCCATTTTAGATCGCGATAAAAAAACAGAAAAATATTTCACCGTGTTTTTAGAAAAAGCAAAAGAAGTCGGAATCAGGGCATCTATTGACACTTTAGATTTAGCTGCTTGGAGTGAACGAGTTGATAAATATGATTTTGATATGACTTGGGCGGCTTGGGGATCTGGGGTATTTAAAGATCCTGAATCACAATGGCTTTCTAAGTATGCAAATGAAGAAGGACAACCAAACTTACCAGGGTTCAAAAATAGTGAGGTAGACAAACTCATCGAAAAACAAAAAACAGAATTTTCTGTTTCTAAACGAAATGAAATTTTGAAACAAATCGATCGTATTGTTTATCAAGAATATCCTTATGTTTTATTATGGCATTTACCAAGCACTCGTCTATTGTATTGGCAAAAGTATGGAGTCCCCAACCTTCCTCTAGGTAAATACGGAGATGAAAGTTTTTCATCTGACTACTGGTGGTATGATGAAGAAAAAGATAAAAAGTTATCAGACGCTTTATCAAAGAAAGAAAAATTCACAGACTACGAAGCGATTGTTCGTTGGAAGTAG
- a CDS encoding response regulator has protein sequence MQAGIGPTGRPYQILIAENSKFQSKQLQQILESEGFKIIGVAETGKELLQMYKEHRQQIDLVTIEIFLPEVDGYAAFWDMKEMGVLPRILFISEENTPSVIKALLENGAMEYIVKPIKREKILEKIKETLLKIPKV, from the coding sequence ATGCAAGCAGGCATCGGACCGACAGGCAGACCCTACCAAATTCTCATAGCCGAGAATTCAAAATTCCAATCCAAACAACTCCAACAGATTTTGGAATCAGAAGGTTTCAAAATCATTGGTGTTGCTGAAACAGGGAAAGAACTTTTACAAATGTACAAAGAACATCGCCAACAGATTGATCTTGTGACCATTGAGATCTTTTTACCTGAGGTTGATGGTTATGCTGCTTTCTGGGATATGAAGGAGATGGGAGTGCTTCCAAGAATTCTTTTTATTTCCGAAGAGAATACTCCTTCGGTGATCAAAGCACTTTTGGAAAATGGAGCAATGGAATACATTGTCAAACCGATCAAACGTGAAAAAATCTTAGAAAAAATCAAAGAAACCTTACTTAAGATTCCCAAAGTATAA